One Actinomycetes bacterium DNA segment encodes these proteins:
- a CDS encoding class I SAM-dependent methyltransferase, whose product MVLQRHDHRGQTLLTFTRADVAYLTSEAGVAALAEVARCPLTDASRIADVAAIRARFAERTTALIETTLLRRKAAVKLAGLADVAGWLFTDEALQQATAAPVAAHRAARLAGAVVHDATCS is encoded by the coding sequence CTGGTTCTACAACGTCATGATCACCGGGGTCAAACCCTCCTGACGTTCACCCGCGCCGACGTCGCCTATCTGACCAGCGAGGCGGGGGTGGCCGCGCTGGCCGAGGTCGCCCGCTGCCCGTTGACCGACGCCAGCCGAATCGCCGACGTCGCCGCCATCCGGGCCCGGTTCGCCGAGCGGACCACCGCGCTGATCGAGACGACGCTGCTGCGCCGCAAGGCGGCCGTCAAGCTGGCCGGGCTGGCCGACGTGGCGGGCTGGTTGTTCACCGACGAAGCACTGCAGCAGGCCACCGCGGCGCCGGTGGCCGCACACCGGGCCGCGCGCCTGGCCGGCGCGGTGGTGCACGACGCCACCTGCTCGAT
- a CDS encoding methyltransferase domain-containing protein, whose protein sequence is MTDVDSNVAGHDIPVSDVAGQAAAVSNVAGQAAPVPNPHATAEQVEAARHDTKLAQVLYHDWEAESYDDKWSISYDKRCIDYARGRFDAIVPDDEFRKLPYDRALELGCGTGFFLLNLIQAGVARRGSVTDLSPGMVKVATRNGQNLGLDIDGRVADAEGIPYEDNTFDLVVGHAVLHHIPDVELSLREVVRVLKPGGRFVFAGEPTTVGNAYARRLADATWKTTVRAMKLPGLGSWRRSQEELDENSRAAALEWIVDLHTFEPADLERMATNAGAVQVRTASEEFTAAMLGWPVRTFESTVPPGKLGWRWARFAFGGWTTLSWIDANVWRHVVPKGWFYNVMITGVKPS, encoded by the coding sequence ATGACGGATGTTGACTCCAACGTCGCAGGGCACGATATTCCGGTATCCGATGTCGCCGGCCAGGCGGCTGCCGTATCCAATGTCGCCGGCCAGGCGGCTCCGGTCCCCAACCCGCACGCCACCGCCGAACAGGTCGAGGCGGCCCGCCACGACACCAAGCTCGCGCAGGTGCTCTACCACGACTGGGAGGCGGAGTCCTACGACGACAAGTGGTCAATCTCCTACGACAAGCGCTGCATCGACTACGCACGTGGCCGGTTCGACGCCATCGTCCCCGACGACGAGTTCCGCAAGCTGCCCTACGACCGCGCCCTCGAACTGGGCTGCGGCACCGGATTCTTCCTACTCAACCTGATCCAGGCGGGAGTGGCACGCCGCGGCTCGGTGACCGACCTGTCCCCGGGCATGGTCAAGGTCGCCACCCGCAACGGGCAGAACCTGGGTCTGGACATCGACGGCCGGGTGGCCGACGCTGAAGGGATCCCCTACGAAGACAACACCTTCGATCTGGTGGTCGGCCACGCCGTGCTGCATCACATCCCGGATGTCGAACTGTCGCTGCGTGAGGTCGTCCGGGTGCTCAAGCCCGGCGGGCGGTTCGTCTTCGCCGGCGAGCCCACCACCGTCGGCAATGCCTACGCACGCAGACTGGCCGACGCCACCTGGAAGACCACCGTCCGTGCGATGAAGCTGCCCGGTCTTGGCAGCTGGCGGCGTTCCCAGGAGGAGCTCGACGAGAACTCGCGTGCCGCGGCTCTCGAGTGGATCGTCGATCTGCACACCTTCGAGCCCGCCGACCTCGAGCGGATGGCCACCAACGCCGGCGCCGTGCAGGTGCGCACCGCCAGCGAGGAGTTCACCGCGGCGATGCTGGGCTGGCCGGTTCGGACGTTCGAGTCGACCGTGCCGCCCGGAAAGCTCGGCTGGCGCTGGGCACGATTCGCCTTCGGCGGCTGGACGACGCTGTCGTGGATCGACGCCAACGTCTGGCGGCACGTGGTGCCGAAGGGCTGGTTCTACAACGTCATGATCACCGGGGTCAAACCCTCCTGA
- a CDS encoding enoyl-CoA hydratase: MREFVSIHVGEQFPGLGILLITRMPTNALTRQTHRELISAAAELAERPDISAVVLFGGHEMFSAGDDVPELRTLNRDEAVTADRVRRDAIDAVATIPKPTVAAITGYALGSGLSLALAADWRISGDNVKFGATEILAGLVPGGGGCQRLARAVGAHHAKELAFSGRFVDAKEALALGLVDELVAPDGVFDAAAAWAGRFVDASAAALAGAKALIDGRLDPAEQAERYGEVFIAGEGG, from the coding sequence GTGCGCGAGTTCGTCAGCATCCACGTCGGTGAGCAGTTCCCGGGGCTCGGGATCCTGCTCATCACCCGCATGCCGACCAACGCGCTGACCCGCCAGACCCACCGTGAACTCATCTCCGCAGCCGCAGAACTGGCCGAGCGACCCGACATCAGCGCGGTCGTCCTGTTCGGCGGTCACGAGATGTTCTCCGCCGGCGACGACGTCCCCGAACTGCGGACGCTCAACCGCGACGAGGCCGTCACCGCCGACCGGGTGCGTCGCGACGCGATCGACGCCGTCGCCACCATCCCCAAACCCACCGTGGCTGCGATCACCGGCTACGCGCTGGGCAGCGGGCTGAGCCTGGCCCTGGCCGCCGACTGGCGCATCAGCGGCGACAACGTCAAGTTCGGGGCCACCGAGATCCTGGCCGGACTGGTGCCCGGCGGCGGTGGCTGCCAGCGACTGGCCCGCGCGGTCGGCGCCCACCACGCCAAGGAACTGGCCTTCAGCGGCCGGTTCGTCGACGCCAAGGAAGCCCTGGCGCTGGGATTGGTCGACGAACTGGTCGCTCCCGACGGCGTCTTCGACGCCGCGGCGGCCTGGGCGGGCCGGTTCGTCGACGCGTCGGCGGCCGCGCTGGCGGGTGCCAAAGCGCTCATCGACGGCCGTTTGGACCCCGCTGAGCAGGCAGAACGCTACGGCGAGGTCTTCATCGCCGGCGAGGGCGGTTAG
- a CDS encoding NUDIX hydrolase: MTDKPEPLPVRPAATVMLVRDTPAGISVFLMRRHSAMEFAAGVMVFPGGGVDDRDRNADISWHGPGSQWWADRFGIEADLAEALVCAAARETFEESGVLFAGPADDPDGIVADASVYHHARAALVDRSLSFSDFLRREKLVLRSDLLRPWANWVTPEEERTRRYDTYFFVGALPHGQRADGENTESDHAAWTSPQAAIEDFAEGRSFLLPPTWTQLDSLTGRTVDEVLAVDRQIVVVQPNLAVRAGNWEIEFFDSDRYNAARNRRAPLGYGEE, from the coding sequence ATGACCGACAAGCCCGAGCCGCTGCCGGTACGCCCGGCAGCGACGGTGATGCTGGTCCGCGACACCCCGGCCGGCATCTCGGTGTTCCTGATGCGCCGCCACAGCGCCATGGAGTTCGCCGCCGGGGTGATGGTGTTCCCCGGTGGCGGGGTCGACGACCGCGACCGCAACGCCGACATCTCCTGGCACGGCCCGGGCTCGCAGTGGTGGGCCGACCGGTTCGGCATCGAGGCGGACCTGGCCGAGGCGCTGGTGTGCGCGGCCGCCCGCGAGACGTTCGAGGAGTCCGGGGTGCTGTTCGCCGGGCCGGCCGACGATCCGGACGGCATCGTCGCCGACGCGTCGGTCTACCATCACGCACGGGCGGCGCTCGTCGACCGCAGCCTGTCGTTCTCCGACTTCCTGCGCCGGGAGAAGCTGGTGCTGCGCTCCGATCTGCTGCGGCCGTGGGCCAACTGGGTCACCCCGGAGGAGGAGCGCACCCGGCGCTACGACACCTACTTCTTCGTCGGTGCGCTGCCACACGGCCAACGAGCCGACGGCGAGAACACCGAATCCGACCACGCGGCGTGGACCAGCCCCCAGGCTGCGATCGAGGACTTCGCCGAGGGCCGGTCGTTTCTGCTGCCCCCGACGTGGACCCAGCTGGACTCGCTGACCGGCCGCACGGTCGACGAGGTGCTGGCGGTGGACCGCCAGATCGTGGTCGTCCAGCCCAATCTTGCTGTGCGCGCGGGCAATTGGGAGATCGAGTTCTTCGACAGTGACCGCTACAACGCTGCCCGCAACCGGCGCGCGCCGCTGGGCTACGGCGAGGAGTGA
- a CDS encoding ABC transporter ATP-binding protein produces the protein MSDSADAVDPDLLIDFRKVSLRRGGRVLVGPITWQVELDERWVVIGPNGAGKTSLLRIAAAMEYPSSGTAYVLGERLGRVDMAELRQRVGLSSSALSQRIPDNEVVRDLVVSAGYAVLGRWRENYEDIDYAQAVEMLESVGAEHLAERVYGTLSEGERKRVLIARSLMTDPELLLLDEPAAGLDLGGREELVARLADLASDPDSPALVLVTHHVEEIPPGFSHCLILSEGQVVAAGLLHDTLTAENLSTAFGQSIALDTIDGRHFARRVRSRAAHRRRS, from the coding sequence GTGTCCGACTCTGCCGATGCGGTCGACCCCGACCTCCTGATCGACTTCCGGAAGGTCTCGCTGCGCCGAGGGGGCCGTGTTCTGGTCGGACCCATCACCTGGCAGGTCGAACTCGATGAACGCTGGGTGGTGATCGGGCCGAACGGAGCGGGCAAGACCTCGCTGCTGCGCATCGCCGCGGCGATGGAATATCCGTCGTCGGGCACCGCGTACGTCCTCGGTGAGCGCCTCGGCCGCGTCGACATGGCCGAACTCCGCCAGCGGGTGGGGCTGAGCAGTTCGGCGCTCTCCCAGCGCATACCTGACAACGAAGTGGTGCGTGACCTGGTGGTGTCGGCGGGCTACGCCGTGCTCGGCCGCTGGCGGGAGAACTACGAGGACATCGACTACGCGCAGGCCGTCGAGATGCTGGAGAGCGTGGGCGCCGAACATCTGGCCGAGCGGGTCTACGGCACGCTGTCCGAGGGGGAGCGCAAGCGCGTGCTCATCGCACGCTCACTGATGACCGACCCGGAACTGCTGCTGCTCGACGAGCCCGCCGCCGGACTGGACCTCGGCGGCCGTGAGGAGCTGGTCGCCCGGCTGGCCGACCTGGCTTCCGACCCGGACTCCCCGGCGCTGGTCCTGGTCACCCACCACGTCGAGGAGATCCCGCCCGGCTTCAGCCACTGCCTGATCCTGTCCGAGGGCCAGGTGGTGGCAGCCGGCCTGCTGCATGACACGCTGACAGCGGAGAACCTGTCTACGGCGTTTGGGCAGTCGATCGCCCTGGACACCATCGACGGCCGCCACTTCGCCCGGCGGGTACGCAGTCGCGCCGCGCACAGGAGGCGTTCATGA